The genomic DNA GGTCGGGGCTCTCGTTCTCGGAGCTGCGCTCGCGGGCCGCTCCGGACATGGACAGCGGCCAGTTCAACTACCACCTCCAGCAGCTGGTCGGCCAGTTCGTCCGGCAGACGGAGGACGGCTACGAGATGCGTCCGTCGGGCGCCACCCTCTACCGGACCATCCAGGCGGGGACGTTCAACCGCCGTGCGACCGTCGAGCCGTTCCCGGCGGGGTTCGACTGCTACTTCTGCGGTGCGACGGCCGAGGCCAGCTACGACGACGGCATGTTCGACCTCTCCTGTTCGGGCTGTGGCCACGTCTACACCCGGACGATGGCGCCACCGAGTGCCGTCGAGGGGGTCGACCCGGACGATCTGCTCGCCCGCATCGACCAGTACAACCGCCACACGATGCTGGCGTTCGCCCGCGGGGTGTGTCCCATCTGCGTCAACGGCGTCGACCGACGCTTCAGGCGCGGCGAGGCGGTCTGGACCGAGGGCTCCGAGCGGTTCGACTGCTTCGTCAACCACGTCTGCGGCCACTGCGGGAACGAACACTACATGGCGGTCGGCCTGGCGCTGCTGTACCGCCCGGAGCTGGTCTGCTTCTTCCACGGGCGCGGTCTCGACGTGACCAGCGTCCCGCACTGGGAACTCCCCTTCCTGATGACCGACCAGGACGTGACCGTCCTGTCCGAGGACCCGTGGGAGGTGGCCCTGGAGACGACGTACGACGGCGACCGGCTGGAACTCCTCGTCGACGAGGACCTGACGCTGGTCGAGCACCGGGTCGTCGAGGACGTGTAGCCCGACCCGTCAGCGCGTCGGGGGGCTGCAGACGTCTCCGTCGCCGGAGATCGGCGCCCCCGGCTCCGAGGTCACCGCTGGTCCGTCGGCCGCACCATGAGTTCGTTGACGCTGACGTGTCGTGGCTGGCCGACCGCGTAGAGGACGGCGGCGGCGATGTCGTCCGGCTGGAGGGCGTCCATCGACTCGACCCAGCCCTCGAGGCGCTCCCTGACCTCCTCGTCGGGGATGTGGTCCTGTAGCTCCGTGTCCACCGCGCCCGGTTCGACGATGGTCGTCCGGACGCCGTTCTCCGTCTCCTCCTTGCGGAGCGCGTCGGTGAACCCGTTGACGCCCCACTTGGTGGCGTTGTACCCGGCCGCGGTCTGGCTGGTGGTCCGGCCGGCGACCGAGGAGACCTGCACGAGGTCGCCACCGCCGCGCAGATGCGGGAGTGCGGCCTTGCTGGCGTGCATCAGGCCCAGCAGGTTCACCTCGACCATCGTCCGCCAGTCGTCCGGGTCGGCGTCCGCGACCCGCTGGAGCAGCATCACGCCCGCGTTGTTCACGAGGGTATCGAGGCCGCCGAACGCTTCGACCGTCTCCGCCACGAGGTCGTCGACGGCATCCCGGTCGGTCACGTCCGTCGGGACGACCAGCGCCTCGCC from Haloglomus litoreum includes the following:
- a CDS encoding winged helix-turn-helix domain-containing protein, which codes for MTDSSPADDAEPADAFALVGNETRAAILRVLGEDPWSGLSFSELRSRAAPDMDSGQFNYHLQQLVGQFVRQTEDGYEMRPSGATLYRTIQAGTFNRRATVEPFPAGFDCYFCGATAEASYDDGMFDLSCSGCGHVYTRTMAPPSAVEGVDPDDLLARIDQYNRHTMLAFARGVCPICVNGVDRRFRRGEAVWTEGSERFDCFVNHVCGHCGNEHYMAVGLALLYRPELVCFFHGRGLDVTSVPHWELPFLMTDQDVTVLSEDPWEVALETTYDGDRLELLVDEDLTLVEHRVVEDV
- a CDS encoding SDR family NAD(P)-dependent oxidoreductase encodes the protein MRSLTRDMDGEVAIVTGASSGIGAATARALADEGMAVALAARRADRLESLAADIDDGPGEALVVPTDVTDRDAVDDLVAETVEAFGGLDTLVNNAGVMLLQRVADADPDDWRTMVEVNLLGLMHASKAALPHLRGGGDLVQVSSVAGRTTSQTAAGYNATKWGVNGFTDALRKEETENGVRTTIVEPGAVDTELQDHIPDEEVRERLEGWVESMDALQPDDIAAAVLYAVGQPRHVSVNELMVRPTDQR